A portion of the Cydia strobilella chromosome 5, ilCydStro3.1, whole genome shotgun sequence genome contains these proteins:
- the LOC134741487 gene encoding muscle-specific protein 20 produces MSLERQVRAKLASKRDPEREKECQAWIETVLGAKFPPNDAFEEVLKDGTVLCQVINKLKPGSVPKINTSGGQFKMMENITNFQAAIKAYGVPDIDVFQTVDLWEKKDISQVVSTLFAIGRETYRHPEWTGPKLGPKPSDECKREFSDEVLNAGQTIVGLQAGSNKGATQAGSNMGAGRKILLGK; encoded by the exons ATGTCTCTGGAACGCCAAGTCCGCGCTAAG CTCGCTTCCAAGCGTGACCCTGAACGTGAGAAGGAGTGCCAGGCCTGGATTGAGACCGTCCTGGGAGCCAAATTCCCTCCTAACGATGCGTTCGAAGAGGTGCTCAAGGATGGCACCGTCTTGTGCCAAGTCATTAACAAGCTTAAGCCTGGCTCCGTCCCCAAGATCAACACCTCCGGCGGACAGTTCAAGATGATGGAGAACATCACcaa CTTCCAGGCGGCAATCAAAGCGTACGGTGTCCCCGACATTGACGTGTTCCAGACCGTCGACCTCTGGGAGAAGAAGGACATCTCGCAAGTCGTCAGCACACTGTTCGCCATTGGCCGCGAG ACCTACAGGCACCCCGAGTGGACCGGCCCCAAACTAGGCCCCAAGCCCTCTGACGAGTGCAAGCGCGAGTTCTCCGACGAGGTCCTGAACGCTGGCCAGACCATCGTGGGCCTGCAGGCGGGCTCCAACAAGGGCGCCACCCAGGCCGGTTCGAACATGGGCGCCGGCCGCAAGATCCTCCTCGGCAAGTGA